tttccatgcaaaTCATGTCTGAAAGTGCTGAGAGAAGATACATTGTCAATTAAGTAGGTCTTTATCAGCGGTATTACcagcatcagtgtttttgttttaaggcGTGCAACTTCACTGTATTGTTCGCTCTCGCTGCACTCGTAGTGTAGATTTCAGGACTACACGGGGCCTAAAAGGAGAGTCAGAATTGGACTTACATTGCTCAGgtgaccagaaacacaactcaatAAACTCTAACGTTTTCGCTGTATTTGCTAGATGCGTAAATGGGCGAAGGTTTGCTAACAGATCAACTTTAAACGCTAATGGTTGCGTACAGCCGCCCTCCAGTGGGCAAACAATTAACCAGACAGAGCGCAAGTCCTGCTCCTGATGTCACATTTCCCCATGTCCTTCTGTTCATTTCCATCACATTTTTCTGGCAAGAACTTAAACCAAAAATGTGCACTGCTGCCACTTTTCTCGAGGGGAAAGTGTCATTTAATAATTTGTCCAGCAGAATGTCAAGAACTCATCCGCTGCAGAAGGAAATAGAGTGGACTGAGAGTGGTGTGTGGGTAACAtgcacatttcctttttcctgcagTTGCAACTAGTGTGAAAATCAAAAAGAGAGGCCCTCTTTAATCCCTCTCGGGGCTCTGGGGATGAATACAAGCCCTGTGTGCACAGGCCAACAAGCTAGGCCAGTGGAGCTGTTGCCTTGGGAATACCTGCCTTTGTGTAATGTTGTGTCCAGAGCTTGTGTTGTTGGTTGAACCCCCGGTCAATCAGATCTTCAGTACTGACTGCCAGCTATCTAAAGCATGCCCCAGTGCCCTGCGAGCACTTCACCAGAATCTCAAGCACAAAGGGAAACCTTATTTAAATTTtggagtgtgagagagtgttCAAAGAGAGGGTGGAAAAGTGCTGCACTCCATGCCTCGGAGAGACCGGGATGGATAATAGACTTTGCTGGGTGGGTGATGTCAGGGGGCTGTAAGGATGAGATGGAGAGAGTCTGGGAGTTagatttagtttttaaaaagtgatgagGTGGTGTGAGAGGAGAAAACTCTCTCAACGCGAAGGGTACACGGGAGGCTGTGTACAAAATCATACTTATAATGGACACCACTGAGTTGAAAATGCTGCACAGTTCACTTATTTGCgactctgctgctgatgctgtggTGCAGAGTAATCCAGACGACATGATGTAGTAAGAGTTCTGGTGATTTGTCATATTACCTTCATGAAATGTTTCTTGTCTTTATACATAGGATACTGAGCAACAAAGAGCAGACACCGCACTTTCTTATATTTATGGGTTCTGTGGTCTTTCTCCTTGAACTCCACACTGTAGCAATTCTGTCAGTGGGAGCTGATGTAGCTCAGAAAACTGGCTTGGTACCAGAAAAGCTGTATGTTGAGTTCAGTCtgtatgaatacattttcatagctcctcaaaaagacattttttaaaagttgatttttggaCATACTTGTACAAATGTCCAGCACATACAGTACTTTCTCAGCAGATATAACTAACTCATCTAATTTTTAGATTAGATCGAGCTGGTACATCGTGCATCCAGAGTACAGAGGCCTTGGCCTTGCTCCCCCCTGCTACATGTCTTCGCCCCTCTGTGTCATCTCTCAGTGCTGTCCTATGAACAATCCCaggaaaaggccaaaaaatactttattgttATTGCCGAGCACAAGCTGCAGATGTGGTTTAGCTTTAACAAGAAGCGCAATAAAAGCAGTAACATGAGGAGAATTGTGCATGTTTATTGAGTCGTAGAGATAAATACCAGTGGGAAGTatatattaaagcaacattatgccATGATTGCATAGAAGCCCAATTTCCACATAACGGTGCTTTAAACGAACAAAGATAAATATAGTAGGAACACAGTTAAATGATAACATGGAGATAAATATGGTGTGTGCTGCAGTTACAGTCAGCAAATTCAGGTACGTGTAAATATCCAGTGCAGgtgtaaacacacaccacaggtCAGATGTGTGCAGTTCAGTGAGCAACATTAACATGAATACACTCAGGATACCTAATATgatagaacaacaacaacacagaaatggaacaaaaatgttatttatatctcctttgagatgtgtttttctctatCTGATGGCTTTGTTTCCGTTCCATTATGCCTCAGGTATGGATGGATGCTGGGACTCAGATCTTCTTCTCTTATGCCATCTGCCTGGGTTGCCTCACCGCGCTGGGAAgttacaacaaatacaacaacaactgctaCAAGTAAAGACTGAAAGGATGACGCATTTAGCACAATGATCGACTGTATTTCTGTCAACCTGTTGTTTAACCTGACTCTACAATCCTGAtgagaagagatgaagagaatCAACCTGTTAATACGTCCAATTGCTCTTCATTACATgcacctctctgtgtgtttcttttccccAGGGATtgcctctccctctgtttcctgaaCAGTGGCACCAGTTTCATTGCAGGCTTTGCCATCTTCTCCATCCTGGGCTTCATGTCCTACGAGCAGAACGTGCCTATCTCAGAAGTGGCTGAATCTGGTTGGTTTCTCACCTCTCAGTGGTCTCTGTGGTTTTGATGAGATCAGTGCTAGGAAGAATAATAAATTACGGGTATTTTCAATGTGAAAATAACTTTGAAAATCTGTCCAACTCAGGTCCAGGTTTGGCCTTCATAGCCTATCCTCGCGCTGTGTCCATGATGCCTTTCTCCCCTCTGTGGGCCTGCTGCTTCTTCATCATGATCGTCTTTCTGGGACTGGACAGTCAGGTGAGACAAAGACATGCAccactcaaaaacaaacaaacagagaattCTCAGTATTACAGTTTCAAATATCAGTCTTACAAAGCAACAGGGattatttatcatcattttcatggTTCTGAGTCTCCTATAAACTACCCAGTTGTGTCAAGTCCAAACATTTTGAAAGGCTACCATCGCACCATGCGACTATCCAGTGGCTGACAAATCTTGCGCTTCTTGTTTCTTCCTTGATCAGTTTGTATGTGTGGAGAGCCTGGTGACAGCCATGGTGGACATGTATCCCTCCACATTCAGGCGTAAAAACCGCAGGGAGCTCTTCATCCTGGCAGTGGCCGTGGTGTCCTTCCTCATGGGGCTCATCATGCTGACGGAGGTGGGTCTCAGCGACCTTACtttatgttatgtttatgttttctcaagcGTGTAATCTTGCTTGAACAAGGGTAACTGTACGGCAAGTGAAGCCTATATCTACCCACCACAGCTTCTTGTATGCAGCCCTCAGAATCTCCAATATTCCCATCATGTTCAGAAGTGTTTCTTTAACTGTCTGAACTGTCATAGCAAAATATTTGCCTTCTCCGTCTtacttttttctcattattttgcTGCAAgcaggcttttttgtttttgctggttGCACCTCCAGTGTATAAACCCATGTTCCCCTGTCTTCACAGGGAGGCATGTACATCTTCCAGCTCTTTGACTACTATGCAGCCAGTGGGATGTGTCTGCTCTTCGTGGCTATTTTTGAGACTGTTTGTATTGCCTGGATTTATGGTGAGTGTGAAGGTCAGCTTGTTTGGGAGCGCATGAATGGGAGCGCATGGATAGgacaactttttcttttttttctcaccaggCCCTGTTCGTCCCTGTCAAtcagtaaaaatgaaagtcTTTCTTCTCAAGGCTTATTGAGGGGGATGTTATTTCAATCAGTAGGTTTGCACAGTGAATAAAACCAGTAACAGGCAAATAAATTAaaggaactaaaaaaaaaaaaaaaaaaaaaaagagaagaaaatgtgatgGGTTGGTTCCTCCATTTCTGCCGTCAGAACAGAGTGAATCTCAACACAGACGACTGTTAGATATTGATGTACGTCTCCACGGCATTCCCTTTGTTTCTCCCTGATTACAGGTGCGGACCGTTTCTATGACAACATTGAAGACATGATTGGCTACCGCCCCGGCCCTGTCATCAAATACTGCTGGCTTTTCTTCACCCCTGCAACATGCTTTGTGGgtttcacattcattttcactttgcattCCTTTATAATTTACTCTCCTGAGAGAGGAGCAGCCTCTGCTGGCTGactttgaaaatacatttaaatgtctgcAAACTGCATCAAATAACCTTTTTAATTGAGCCTTTTCATCGATATCTTAAAAACATGATAAGACAACATAATTAATGTCACTTACTAGTATTTAAGATATCAGGCATGCAGCAGAGTCAACATCCATCCATACATAGCTgtgaaatctctctctctctctgcctctgttatTAGGGAACTTTTGCTTTCGCCTTGATCAAGTACTCACCTCTGAAGTACAACAATGAATATGTTTACCCATGGTGGGGCAATTGCATAGGCTGGGTCCTGGCCCTGTCCTCCATGCTGTGTATCCCTGTCTGGATCGCAGTGAAGCTGTACTACACCCCTGGAACACTGAGAGAGGTACGTTTCACCCAATGGTGCAAAGAAATTCTACTTTGGAAAGTCTTTCtactcagcagccatcttggcaacaaATCCAAAGGGTTTCTGAGTTGATAAGATGATGAGGGAGCCATAACTTCACTTTCAAAGGTCAGATCAATTTTGCTTTAAAAGTCTGGTGACTTTGACCCAAAATAAGTTAAGATCATTTTCTATTTCACATGGGCACGTTTCCCCACACCAACTTCATTTAAGAATCAATACAGAGTGCCGGTTTGATGCCATCATGTGCTTTAGCATTATATCCTTGTCTTTCATGAAGTCTGTTAGCAGCCGCACCAAATTTGTTGAAACTGCAGTGAAACTCAGTTGTCAACACAAATGGCTGATAATGTTTTCCAACCATGTTAAAGCAGGCAATTGTATATGTTTCATACAGCGGCCAACAAGGTTGCTTGCGAACCGAACATTGCGGCACATTTAGCAGGTAAAGGGCAAGATGTTTCTTTCAGGAGGTGCTAGAGAAAACAGAACTAAAAGAACAGTGAATATGGGACTTGCATTGATTGGGTCACCGGTCACATGACTCCAACTGCCCCTAGTTCCCAAGTTTATGTGTtgggtttttccttttttaatagAGCTAAAATGATggcaaaaataatgaaaactatGTCTTGCTGTCTAGGTTAGATTACAGTGTGGAACCTTTGTTGGATGTAATACTGAAAATGAATAGAtataaatgttctgttttacacatttttccttCACAGCGCCTTGCTATCTTAACCACTCCTTCCAGTGAGTTGCCGAAGACAAAGCAAGagcaggagaagctgctggCCATCTTCGCAGCGGACGGCGACAGCCTCCATCAGAAAGCACCTCCCACCAAGGACGGCTACTTCCCCGTTGATGAAAAGGAGTCTCATTGCTAGAGACTTGAGGGTCGGAATCAGAGCCCTgtagaggtcaaaggtcactctCGAGCTTTGACACGCCGTCTGGCCCCATCCCAACTCTCTCTGCAATACCTCACCAGGCAAGGTAGTGAAACAGGTGCAGTGCAGACTTGAAGTGTCACCTGACCTGCCACTGCAGATCTGCTACTGGAGCATTCTCCTTCGTACATCTCCTTCGCCATACTGTATGATGGCATCAGCACATCCTCTTTTTGGAGAAGTGGTTCCCATCTCATTTGCCAGTAGCAGAGTCACATGTacgcatgaaaaaaatgtggcCATTGTCATTAAGCAGTGGCTAAGAATTTAAAATTGATTGTGTCTGCTTTCTAAggaagcatttttattttgtgccttGGACATCTCTAAAGATTGATAAGTCTGACAGGACATTCAAGTTCTTGATTCTAACATCTGCTGTGACGGAAGCAGGAGAGGTGTCTCATGAGTGCGCAGATCCTAAAAGTTCacttgaatgtgttttttgaagtacTTCTGTAATGCATTCAGAGTAAAGGTGTATTTTGTATTCCATCCTTAAATCCAATCATGCTGACAGCTCTGATTTTACTGTATGGTAGAGAGTTACTATCTCAGgatgtatgtttttgtaattgaaaaaaaaaaaatcttacaaaaGCATAGTAATAACCAATGCTTTAGATGTAAGATTTGGATTTTAAATTTATGTTTAGTTGAACTGACCACAACTCATTTAagctctgttattgttttttttgtttattcagttatatgttaattttctttttattcaatttgtttttttatttctattgcTGTATTGAGCAATTGCATAAACATGTTACATGATCTTCTGAGTATTGACATGATTTTAATGTAGTTGATTTGCCTTATCG
This sequence is a window from Acanthopagrus latus isolate v.2019 chromosome 8, fAcaLat1.1, whole genome shotgun sequence. Protein-coding genes within it:
- the slc6a13 gene encoding sodium- and chloride-dependent GABA transporter 2 produces the protein MKGHTDDTENMSKVEPSNGHSRPLDIVPSTEEKMTDRGQWGNKLEFVLSVAGEIIGLGNVWRFPYLCYKNGGGAFFIPYLIFLFACGIPVFFLETSLGQFTSEGGVTCWRKICPLFEGVGYATQVIVALLNIYYIIVLAWAIFFLSNSFTWDLPWASCNNTWNTDSCMAFQRGNSSINHHENATSPVIEFWERRVLRISSGIHHIGSLNWDLVICLAIAWVICYFCIWKGVKSTGKVVYFTATFPYAMLIILLIRGVTLPGASRGIHFYLYPDLGRLSDPQVWMDAGTQIFFSYAICLGCLTALGSYNKYNNNCYKDCLSLCFLNSGTSFIAGFAIFSILGFMSYEQNVPISEVAESGPGLAFIAYPRAVSMMPFSPLWACCFFIMIVFLGLDSQFVCVESLVTAMVDMYPSTFRRKNRRELFILAVAVVSFLMGLIMLTEGGMYIFQLFDYYAASGMCLLFVAIFETVCIAWIYGADRFYDNIEDMIGYRPGPVIKYCWLFFTPATCFGTFAFALIKYSPLKYNNEYVYPWWGNCIGWVLALSSMLCIPVWIAVKLYYTPGTLRERLAILTTPSSELPKTKQEQEKLLAIFAADGDSLHQKAPPTKDGYFPVDEKESHC